From Coffea arabica cultivar ET-39 chromosome 9c, Coffea Arabica ET-39 HiFi, whole genome shotgun sequence, one genomic window encodes:
- the LOC140014122 gene encoding uncharacterized protein produces MYLEGRADKWFQGVKLEKPGITWRMFEELLYKIFDNRNDKDVVEEFNNLQEAGNVEEYQERFEELKTLMMIKNPHLDEEYFISSFISGFKDEIKTMIRILRPTTLSQIFEMATL; encoded by the coding sequence ATGTATTTGGAAGGGAGGGCGGACAAATGGTTTCAAGGAGTTAAATTGGAAAAACCAGGGATAACTTGGAGAATGTTCGAAGAGCTGCTATATAAGATATTTGATAATAGAAATGACAAGGATGTGGTAGAAGAATTCAACAATCTACAAGAAGCTGGAAATGTGGAAGAGTACCAAGAGAGGTTTGAAGAGCTCAAAACCCTTATGATGATTAAGAATCCGCATCTAGATGAGGAGTATTTTATATCTAGCTTCATCAGTGGGTTCAAGGATGAAATCAAGACCATGATAAGGATATTAAGACCTACAACTTTGTCTCAAATCTTTGAAATGGCTACGTTGTGA